Proteins from a genomic interval of Papaver somniferum cultivar HN1 chromosome 4, ASM357369v1, whole genome shotgun sequence:
- the LOC113271703 gene encoding 11-beta-hydroxysteroid dehydrogenase 1B-like → MELIHVIMDIVVPPIILISLLIAIPLNLINNLVSFIQRSFSLEDLSGKVVLITGASSGIGEFLAYAYAKKGARLVLVARRENRLREVAEKAKKHGSPDVLVCAADVSKVEDCKRFVQDAINHFGCLDHLVNNAGVTSGYTFEDTTDITTPMNLMNVNFWGSVYPTHFAVPHLRKSKGKIVVIASLASWLYSPQMIFYGASKAAMMNFFETLRVELGSAVKITIVSPGFIESEMTQGKHLTNDGSMQVDPEKRDSLVGMFPVRGGFECAKTIVHGVRRGDRNITDPSWFRILYICKVFVSEVVEWFFSVLFVPQPGVTENSTLTKRILDFTGMKKYIYPASIDSSADVKKK, encoded by the exons ATGGAGCTGATTCATGTAATAATGGACATAGTGGTTCCACCCATCATTCTAATCTCCCTCCTTATCGCCATACCTCTTAATCTTATCAACAATTTAGTCTCTTTCATCCAGAGATCGTTTTCCCTTGAAGACTTATCTGGAAAGGTTGTTCTAATTACCGGTGCATCTTCCGGTATCGGGGAG TTTCTTGCGTATGCTTATGCCAAGAAAGGAGCTCGCCTAGTACTAGTTGCTAGAAGAGAGAATCGTCTTCGAGAAGTTGCAGAGAAAGCTAAGAAGCATGGATCACCTGATGTTTTAGTTTGTGCAGCTGATGTCTCCAAAGTTGAAGACTGTAAAAGATTTGTTCAAGATGCCATCAACCATTTCGGGTGTC TGGATCATCTTGTGAATAACGCCGGCGTGACTAGTGGCTACACATTTGAGGATACGACCGATATCACCACACCTATGAACCTCATG AACGTGAACTTTTGGGGATCAGTTTATCCAACTCATTTTGCCGTTCCGCATTTGAGAAAGAGTAAAGGCAAGATCGTGGTGATTGCATCTCTGGCCTCGTGGTTGTATTCTCCGCAGATGATCTTCTATGGT GCTAGCAAAGCTGCAATGATGAACTTCTTCGAAACACTGAGAGTTGAGTTGGGTTCTGCGGTCAAGATAACAATAGTATCTCCAGGGTTTATAGAATCAGAAATGACTCAAGGCAAACACCTTACCAATGATGGTTCCAtgcaggttgatccagaaaagagAGAC tctcTGGTGGGAATGTTTCCGGTACGGGGAGGATTCGAGTGTGCCAAGACAATCGTCCATGGTGTACGTAGAGGGGATAGAAATATAACAGATCCGTCATGGTTCAGAATTCTGTACATATGCAAAGTATTTGTGAGTGAGGTAGTGGAATGGTTTTTCAGTGTACTGTTTGTACCACAACCGGGAGTAACCGAAAACAGTACCTTGACCAAAAGGATTTTAGACTTCACCGGAATGAAGAAATACATCTATCCTGCTTCGATTGACTCGTCGGCCGatgtcaaaaaaaaatga